The sequence ATTCGGTTCGACCGAGTTGGCGCGTTTCACGGCTTCTGCGTAGACGTAGATCGCGTCGTAAGCGCCGACGCCGGTGTAGACCGGTGCGGTGCCGAAGCGTTTGACGAACTCATCCCAGAACGGGATCGTCTTCGGCGTCAGCGGAGCGCGGGTCGCGAACAGACCGACGGTTTCCGACAGCGCCTTGCCGCTCACGCGGGTAAAGAAGTCCGCGTCTTGGCTCTTCACATCGATGCCGCCGATCGGAATCGGCACCTGCGCGTCATGCCACTGCTTGACGAAGATGTCCGACGAGGCGTGCGACAGGATCACGATCAGGTATTGCGCGCCGCTCGCCTTGACCTTCGCGAACAGCGGCGAGAAGTCGGAGGTCGAGGTGTCGAAGAACTCGGCCATCGGCACCTCGGTGCCGCCCTCGACCGCGCCCTTCTTCAGGATCGGAACGAGATCCTGCACCCACTTGGCGTTCTCGCCGACGATAGCGACCTTCTTCAGGCCCATCTCGCCCTTGAGCTTGCCGTTGATGAAGTCAACCAGCGCGCGAGCCTGATGGCCGGCATGGATCGGCGATACGCGGAAGATGTATTTGTAGTTTTCGTAGTCACCCTTCACCTTCGCGGTGATCGCAGGCGAGGCCGCGCCGACGCCGAGATAAATCGTCTTGGCATTGGAAATGTGCGGCAACTGGGCCAGCGTCACGCCGCTGGTATAGCCGCCGATCAGCACGTCGACTTTTTCGTCGGCGGTAAGCTTCTTGATTGCTGCAATGCCCTGTTCGGGATTTTCGGTTTCGTCCGCTGCCACCATCTCAAGCTTGCGGCCGACAAGGCCGCCTTTGCTGTTGATGTCCTCGATCGCCATCTTGATGGCGTTCTGGGTGTCGCGTCCGACCTGAAGCTGGATCGAGGTCGGAACGCCGATCTTGATGGGACCTTGCTGGGCGGTTGCCGGAGCCGTTGAGAGGAGCGCCCCGGCGCTGAGAATACTCGCGGATGCGAGGACGCTGAGAAATGACTTCATGACGTTTCTCCCTGATGCATTCGAATTCGTGTTCGATGCCTTTTTATTTGCGCGCACAGACTGCTGGCCGGACTACACCGAGTCAAGCAAAGATCGGATGATTGCAGCCGCGGCTTCCACATACGCAAACCGATCAGGAAAGCGGGAGGCCTGCCTGATCGGCGTTAATGTTGCAGCGCCGAAAAATCCGGGAATCCGAGTGTTCCAGTGTTTGAAACGGATCGCGCGTGATCGGGGCGGGCTCATGCGCAGGAAAAATAATCCGGACACTGACTGCGTTTTGTTTGCGCAGATGGTTTGACATTTTGTCGCAACTGGTTGATCTGCCGCCGTCGGCTTCCGGCGTCAGCAACTAGCGTGCACAATATTCCGCCATGAATGCCGCGAAGCGCGGATCGCCGACATGCGCGATGTTGATCCTCATCGCAGGCGGTGCCGGCATTGCATCGGGATTGAAGGCGGAGCCTGGCGCGAGAAGGATGCTGCGCTCGGCGGCGACACGTGAGAGTTGCGTGTCGTCGATATGATCCGGCAGCTTGCACCACATGTAAAATCCGCCGCGCGGCTGGCCGAACACCGGCAGACCCAGTCGCGACAGGCAGTCATAGGCCTGGCGGGCTGCGGCTTCGATGCGCCCGGTCAGCCGCTTGAGATGGCCGCGATAGCGCCCGCTGGTGATGAGATCGTAGATGATCTGTTCGACATAGCCGGAACTGTTGGCGCGGGTGATCATCTTGAGGTCGGCGAGTTGTCCGGTGGTATCGGTGTTGGCCGCGATATATCCCGACCGGAGACTGGCGGAGAGGGTCTTCGCAAAGGTGCCGACATAGATCACGCGGTCGAGCTGATCGAGTGCGGCGAGGCGAGGGCTGGTGTTCGACAGCACGTCGGCGAACGGATCGGAATCGACAATTCGCAGATTGTGTTCGGTGGCGGTGCGCAGCAGACGATAGGCGACCGGCAGCGTGATCGAGCAGCCGGTCGGATTGTGCGCCAGCGATTGCGTGAAGAACATGCGCGCGCCGGTGCTGGCGGCCTTGGCGGCGAGATCGTCCGGATCGGGTCCGTCTTCGGTGCGCCGTACGCCGATCAGACGCGCCTTGGCCAGCCGCAGCTTTCCGAATAGCGGATAGTAGCCGGGGCTGTCGACCAGGACAGGATCGCCGGGCTCGACGAACTGGCGGACGATCATGTCGAGCGCGTCGTTCGCGCCTTGCGTCAGCAGCACCTGAGTCGGCTCCGCGCCGATCGACCGCTCCGCCAGCAGTCCGGCAATGCGCTGGCGCAACGGCAACAGGCCGTAAGGACTGCCGTAGCTCTCAGGAAGATTGCGCTGTCCCGGTTTGCTCACCGGCCGCAGATAGGGGCCGACTTCTGAGCCTTCCATCCAGGCGGCCGGCGGACGGCCGTCGCCAATGCGCGCCTCATAGCGTTTTTCGAGTTGCTCGCGCAGCAGCCAGACGCTGTCGACTGCGCCGACCTTGGTCGGCTCGGTGGTTTCCGCGCGCTTGGGGCGATGATGCGAGACATAAAAGCCGGAGCCCGGCTTGCTCTCGATCTGACCCGAGGCCACCAGCCGGTCATAGGCATCGACGATCGTGTTCTTCGATGCCTTGAACATCTCCGATGCGCCGCGAATGGACGGCAGCCGCTCGCCGGGCCGGAGTGCTCCACGTTCGATCCGTCCGATAATTGAATCCACAATGGTTTCAACGCGTGATCGGGCGTGGCCTGCATTTGAGACTTCAACTGTACCCATGCCGCGAATGGTACGGACCTTCCTGAAATTGTGCAAAGCGTTCCTTGCAGTGTACCCACATCACCATACAGTTTGCGAAGCCGAAAATCCCCTCAAGAGGGCTTAAGGCTCGGAGACGCTCATGACTGGTGCCAGACACGGCGCGAACCGCAGTTCGCGGATCGCCGGATTCCATCGCAAATCGCCGGAAGAGCGGCTCGATCTCGTGGCCGCTTTTGCAGGTCTCGATCCCGAGACCGCGCGCCATTTGGCCGACATGGGCAACCTCGCGCCGCAGCTCGCGGACAAGATGATCGAGAACGTCATCGCCACGATGAACATCCCGATCGGCATCGCGACCAACGTGAAGGTCGATGGTGAGGACGTGCTAGTGCCGATGGCGACGGAAGAATCGTCGGTGGTCGCCGCCGTCTGCAATGCGGCGCGCCAGACCTACGATGCAGGTTTCACGACGTCGATCTCCGGCACGTTGATGATCGCGCAGGTGCAGGCCGTCGACGTGCCGGACCCACATGCGGCACGGCTTCGCCTGCTGGAGAAGCGCGAAGAGATCAAGGCCATCTGCGATGCCTGCGATCCGCTGCTGGTGAAACTTGGCGGCGGCTTCCGTGACGTCGAGGTGCGGATTCTCGATACGCTCGGCGGCACCATGGTCATCACTCATTTGATCGTCGACACGCGCGATGCGATGGGTGCCAACGCGGTCAACACCATGGCCGAGAAGATCGCGCCGCACATCGCGGCCTGGAGCGGCGGGCGGGTATTCCTGCGCATTCTCTCCAACCTCGCGGATCGGCGGCTGGCGCGCGCGCATGCGGTCTGGAAGCTCGACGCCATTGGCGGCGAAAGCGTCCGCGATGGCATCATCAGCGCCTATCAGTTCGCCGAGGCCGATCCGTATCGCGCAGCGACGCATAACAAAGGCATCATGAATGGCATCAGCGCTGTGGTGCTCGCGACCGGCAACGATACGCGCGCGGTCGAAGCGGGTGCCCATGCTTTTGCCGCACGCAGCGGGCGCTACAGCAGCCTGACGCGCTATGAGATCAACAAGGACGGAGATCTCTCGGGCTCCATCGAATTGCCGCTGGCCGTCGGTCTGATCGGTGGTGCCACGAAAATTCATCCGACCGCGCAGGCGTGCCTCAAGATTCTCGGCGTCACCACGGCTGAGCGGCTGGCGCGCATCATCGCCGCTGTCGGCCTCGCGCAGAATTTCTCGGCGCTGAAGGCGCTGGCGACGGTGGGTATCCAGTCTGGTCACATGGCGCTGCATGCGCAGAATATCGCGATCATGGCCGGCGCTGTCGGCGATGAGGTGGAAGTCGTCGCGAAAGTTCTGGTCGAGCGCAAGACGGTGCGGATCGATGTCGCGCAAGGCATTCTGGAGGATATTCGCCGCTAGACAAATTCCGGCGGCAGCGCCGGGCTATCCAAAACAAAAATCAACCGGGAGGATAAAATGTTCACGTCGAAGTCTGCTTTTCTGCTGAGTGCCGCAATGCTGCTGGCGCTCTTGGAGCCTGCGCGTGCGGAAATCGCCAATAACACCATCAAGCTCGGCGTTCTGACCGATCTGACAGGCATCGCGACGGATTCCACAGGCACGGGGTCGGTCGCGGCCGCGCGACTCGCTGTCGAGGACTTCAAGGCGGAGAAGCCGGGCATCAAGGTTGAGCTCATTCAGGCCGATCACCAGAACAAGGCCGACATTGGTGGCGCGCTGGCACGCCGCTGGATGGATATCGACAAGATCGATGCGATTCTCGACGTGCCGTTCTCGTCGGTTGCGCTGGCTGTCCAGGAAGCCACCCGTGGCTCGAAAACCGCCTTCATTGCATCGGGACCGGGATCGTCGCTGCTGACCGGCGAGAAGTGCTCGCCCAACACCGTTCACTGGACTTACGACACATGGGCGCTGGCGCATGGCACCGCGCTAGCCTTGTTGAAGGCTAAGAAGGACACTTGGTTCTTTGTCACGGCGGACTATGCGTTCGGCCATTCACTGGAAAAGGATGCATCCGATGTCGTGAAAGCGGAAAACGGAAAAATCCTCGGCAGCGTAAGGCATCCGCCCGGCGCGTCCGACTTTTCCTCGTTCCTTTTGCAGGCGCAGGCCAGCAAGGCCAAGATTGTCGCGCTCGCCAACGCGGTGGGCGACACCGTCAACTCCGTCAAGCAGGCGTCCGAATTCGGCATTCAGGCCGGGGGGCAGGAGCTTGCCGCGCTGCTGATGCAGGTGACCGACGTCAACGCCATCGGCCTTCAGGGCGCCAAGGGTCTTTATCTCACCGAAGGATTCTACTGGGACACCAACGACGGCACGCGCAAGTTCGCTGATCGCTTTACGTCCATCGTGGGTGGGGGACGGCGTCCGACGGCAATTCAGGCGGGTGTCTATGCCGGCACGCTGCATTACCTTCGCGCGGCTGCCGCCGCGAACACGACAGATGGGCAAACGGTGGTCGCCAAAATGAAGGAGATGCCGTCGAAGGATCCTCTGTTTGGCGAGGGAACGATCCGGGCGGACGGTCGCCACATCCACAACATGTATCTGTTTCAGGTGAAGACTCCGGCTGAATCCAAGGCACCGTGGGATTTCTACAAGCTGGTGGCGACGATCCCTGCGGCCGAGGCGTTCCGGCCGATCGCCGACGGCAACTGCGCGATGGTTAAGAAGTAGGGAGTCGACCCGTTCTGGCCCGGCGTGCCAGAATCCGGCTTCTGCCATCCCATTGTTTGATTGAGCATATTTTCCTCCCGCGGCCGGTCCAGCGGGAGGAAATTTCTCTCACGGAACATGATCTTGGAATGCATCGCCGGGCTTCGCGGCGAGCATGACGCAGTTGCGGTATCTAATTGACTGAAAAGACGTATTCGGCTATTTAGCGCCCGTCGTGAATGGTGCCAGTCTTCGCCCGCTTTCACGGGCAAATCAGCAGAGTTCATCGGCTAGCTAGAGCGCGCGAGGCATGAATGCCGGATTGCCGGCGGACCGCGCCGCCATGGATTGCGAGCGTGGATCAGGCCAATGAGCAATTTCAATCAGGAAACCGTGCTGAGCGTCCATCACTGGACCGACAATCTCTTCAGCTTCACGACCACACGTGACTCTTCATTCCGGTTTCGCAATGGCGAGTTCACCATGATCGGTCTCAAGGTGAACGAGAAGCCGCTGCTGCGCGCCTACAGTGTCGCCAGCGCGAACTACGAAGAGAACCTCGAGTTCTTCTCCATCAAGGTGCCGGACGGTCCGCTGACCTCGCGCCTCCAGCATCTCAAGGAAGGCGACCAGATCATCGTCAGCCGCAAGGCGACTGGCACATTGGTGATCGACAACCTGACCGATGGACGCAATCTCTATCTGATCGGGACGGGCACCGGTCTCGCGCCGTTTCTCAGCGTCATCAAAGACCCCGAAACCTACGAGCGTTTCGAGAAGGTCGTGCTGCTGCACGGCTGCCGCCACGTCAAGGAACTGGCGTATGGCGAGTTGATCACCGAGAAGCTCCCGCAGGACGAGATGATCGGCGACATGGTGCGCGCGCAGTTGATCTACTATCCGACCGTGACGCGCGACCCGTTCCGCAATCGCGGCCGTATCACCGATCTCATTACATCGGGCAAGCTGTTCTCCGACATCGCGCTGCCGGACCTCGACGCCAGCAAGGATCGCGTCATGATGTGCGGCAGCCCGGCGCTGCTTGCTGACACCAAGAAGCTGCTGCTCGATCGCGGCTTCGTCGAAGGCAATCACGGCGAGCCGGCTGACTTCGTCGTCGAGAAGGCGTTCGCCGAGCGCTGATAGTCTCCTTCGCGTCTACAACCGCTGGCGGCTCGCGTTGGTCGCTACGGCTGCCGCGGCGGTGCGGTTTTCGACCCCGAGTTTCGCGTAAATCTGCTCGAGATGCTTGTCGACCGTGCGCGGGCTGAGGCCGAGGATCTGCGCGATGTCGCGGTTCGTCTTGCCCTTGCTGAGCCAGGACAGCACTTCGCCTTCGCGGCTGGTGAGGCCGAGCTCCTTGCTGAACTCCGCAGGCGAATCCGAACTGGTGTCCCGCGCCAGCCGGAGCAGGAATTCATTCGCGCCGAGCCTGCCCATGTATTGCAGGCGCAGCTTTTCGTCTCGGAATGATGTCGCCGGCGGCGCTTTCGCTTCGGTATCGCCCTGATGCATCTGCTCGAGCCAGTCGAGCCACGGTTCCGGCAGTTCGAACTTTTCGCTGGTATTCTTGGCGCGATCTCGCGCCAGTTTTTCCGCCTGCGGCGTGGCCCAGATAATGCGCCCGCGATGATCGACCGCGAAGAGGTATCGTCCCGATACATCGAGCGCCGCGCGTGCGCTTTGCGTGAGGCGGGCATTCGCCAAGTGAACCTTGATGCGGGCCAGCATCTCCGCGATGACAATCGGCTTCGCGACATAGTCGACGCCGCCGGCTTCCAGTCCCCGCACGATATGCTCGGTTTCCGCCAGGCCCGTCATGAAGATGACCGGAACGCCCGCGAGCTTCGCCTCACGCTTTAGCCGGCGGCAGGTCTCGAAACCGTCCATCCCCGGCATCACCGCATCGAGCAGGATGATGTCCGGAACGATCTGTTCGCCGATCCGCAACGCCGATGCGCCGTCGAGTGCGACCATCACGGTCATGCCTGCGCCGTCCAGCGCGTCGGTCAGCATGCGCAGGGTTTCCGGCGAATCGTCGACGATGAGAACGGTGTCGCGTGATTTGGCTTCAGTGATCATGGCGCTGTACTGATTTCAGGGTTGCCATGTACTGCCCAAGATCGAATCGCTCCACCAATGATCGCATCTGAGAGACGAACGCTGCATGCTCCGGATGATCCTTGTCGATCTGGTCGAGTTTCACGTGTATGGCGGTGACATAGCCGATTTGTCCGAGATCGATCAACTCGTCGACATAGTGAACAGGCGGACGCGGGTCCGTGTTCAAATTCCATGTTGGGACAGGGATCTCCGCGTGTTGAATGGCGTCGCGCTCATATGACCATTCGATCTTGAGCAACTGGCCGACCAGTTCCAGCAGGCGCGGGACATCGATCGGCTTCATCAGATAGCCGTCATGAAAGGTCTGCGCGAGCGGTGCGCCGTGGGCTTCGAGTGCGCTGGCCGAAATCATCAGAATACGCGCATGATGATGGCCATTGGCGCGCAGCGTTTCCGCGACAGTCCAGCCATCGATGCCGGGCATCGAGATGTCCAGCAGGAACATGTCCGGCTGACAATGCTGCGCAAGGCTGAGACAGGCCGCGCCGTCAGGCGCACTCAGGATGATGAAGCCGAGCGGAGCCAGGATTTCGCGCAGCAGGTCGCGCTGGGTCGGATCGTCGTCGGTAATCAGAATCGTCTTGCGCGGGCCATGATAGCCGTAAATCGGCGCATTGATCGACCTGAGGCGGGTCGGATTGGTCACCTCGGACAGCAGCATTTTCACATAGAACGTGCTGCCCTGGCCGACGGTGCTGGTGACGCGAATGTCTCCGCCCATCACGCCGGCAAGCAGCTTGCTGATGGTGAGTCCCAAACCGGTGCCGGTCTGCGGCTGCGAAATGCCCAGCGCGCCGCGCTCGAAGGGCGCGAAGATACGTTCCAGATCGTCGGCATGAATGCCGGGGCCGGTATCGCGTACTTCGAATTCAGCGACGGGACTGCGGTAATGTACGATGAAATGAACACTGCCAGTTTGCGTGAACTTGATCGCGTTCGACAGAAGGTTGATGAGAATCTGCCGCAGCCGTTTCTCGTCCGCATAAACGACGGGGGGCAGGGTTTCCGGCCGCTGGAATACGAACTCGATATTCTTCGCCGCTGCCTGCAGCCGGAACATGCCGACGAGCTGATCGAGGAAGGCGTGGAGGCGCACTTCGTCCCGCGACAGATGCAGCCGTCCGGCCTCGATCTTGGAAATATCAAGCAGGCCGTCGATCAGACCAGAGAGATGGTCGGCGCTGCGGCGAACGACGCGGATCTGATCGCGCGGCTTCGGCAGAATGGTCGCGTCCTGTTCGAGCAATTGCGCGTAGCCGCTGATGGCATTGAGCGGGGAGCGCAGTTCGTGACTTAATCCCACCACGTACCGGCTCTTGGCGAGGTTGGCGGATTCGGCGACTTCCTTGGCGCGCTGCAACTCCATATCGGTCTGACGGTGCGCGTCGATTTCCTGCATCAGCAGCGTCGTCTGACGCCGCGTCTCCGCTTCGGCCGCCTGACGGCTTTGCCTCGCAAGCACGAACAGCCACGCCACCACGCCGATGATGATCGTCAACGCGAAAAACACTTTCCACAACACGTCGGACAATTGCACCTGATCGAATCTGATCGCAGTGGAGGTCTGGAGATAGATCAGGCCGAGCGTCAGGCCGACGAGGCCGGCCGACAGGGCAAAAACACCGAGATAGTGCCCGAGTTGCGAATTGATGCGGGTATAGATGAACTCGGGAAGGGTCTTGCCGAGAATGTCGGAGAATTGCGCCTGCACCCGCGCGTGCGGCTTGCAGAGGTCGTGGCAGCGAGCATCCAGCGAACAGCAGAGCGAACAGATCGGGCCCGCATAGGCCGGGCAGGAGGCCATGTCTTCCGGCTCGAAAGCATGTTCACAGATGCAGCACTTGATGGTTTCGAGATTCTGCCAGCTTCGCTTGGGCTTGCGCGCAATATAGTATTTTCCGCCGGTCGCCCAGGCGATTGCCGGCGCCGTCACGAAGGCCACGGTCAACGCCACGAACGGCGCGAGCGCCTTCGCCGTGATTCCGAAGAAGCCGTAGAAAGCGCTGATCGACACGATCGTCGCCACCGTCATCGCGCCGACCCCCACCGGATTGATGTCGTAGAGATGCGCTCGCTTGAACTCCATGTGCGGCGGACGCAGGCCGAGCGGCTTGTTGATGATGAGATCGGCCACCAGCGCGCCGACCCAGGCGATGGCGACATTGGAGTAAAGCGCGAGCGTCTGTTCGAGCGCCTTGTAGACGCCGATTTCCATCAGCAGCAGCGCGACCAGAACATTGAACACCAGCCACACCACGCGGCCGGGATGGCTATGCGTCAGCCGCGAGAAGAAGTTCGACCACGCGATTGATCCCGCATAGGCGTTGGTGACATTGATCTTGAGCTGAGAAAGGATGACGAAGGTGCCGGTCAGCGCCAGCGCCAGATCGGGTTGCGAGAGTACATAGCGGAACGCTTCGAGATACATGTGCGAAGGTTCGGCGGCGTATTCCGGGACGACGCCGTGCTTGATGGCGAAGAACGCGAGAAACGATCCAGCCAGCATCTTGATCGCGCCGGGAATGATCCAGCCGGGTCCAGCGCTGACCATCGCAATCCACCACGCGCGCTTCGAGGTGCGGCGGTCGCGCGGCAGGAATCGCAGAAAGTCGACCTGCTCGCCGATCTGGGCCACCAGCGCGAACACCACCGACGCGGCGGTCCCGAACAGCAGCAGGTCGAGATGCCCGTCCGGACTTCCGTGGTCTCCGGTGAAAGCCCGCCACTCCGCAAACGAGCCCGGACTTTTGATGGCGATGGCGACGAAGGGAAGGATATGGAGCAGGATCCAGAACGGCTGCGTCCAGAGCTGGAACCGGCTGATCAGCGTAATGCCGTGGGTGACAAGCGGGATGATGACGATCGCGCTGATGAGATACCCGATGGGGCGGGGCACGCCGAAACACAGTTCCAGCGCCATCGCCAGAATAACGGCTTCGATAGCGAAGAAAATGAATGTGAAGGAGGCGTAGATCAGCGACGTGATCGTGGAACCGATGTAGCCGAAGCCGGCGCCGCGCGTCAGCAGGTCGATGTCGACGCCATATCTGGCGGCATAGTAGGCAATCGGCAAACCGCAGCAGAAAATGATGACACTTACCACCAGAATCGCTGCGGTGGCGTTGGTGACGCCATAGTTCAGCGTAATGGTGCCGCCGATCGCTTCCAGCGCCAGAAATGAAATCGCGCCCAGCGCCGTGTTCGCCACCCGGGAAGCCGACCAGCGGCGTGCGCTTTTCGCAGTGAAGCGCAGCGCGTAGTCCTCAAGGGTCTGGTTGGCAACCCATTGATTATATTGGCGCCTGACCCGGTCTATTCGCTGCCGCCCGACCACTTTTTACTCCTGGGGCCCCGCCAATACCCTTTCCCGGAACCGCAGGGAAACCTACGTCGCGATTTTGCGATGCAGTATACGCGATCTTGCGTATCGGTGCACTGCACAATTTCAGCAATCCTCGCCTGACCAAACAACGAGTCCACAAAACAGTCAGGGGTAGTCATGTCAGAGGACAAAGATCGGGGTTTACATTCGCCATTCCGGCGGAAAATGCTGATGGGAATGGCGGCGCTGCCCGCCGTGTCGCTGCTTTCGCGTCCATCATTCGGCGCCGGACCGGCAACGTCCGCGGTTAATACCACGGGCCTGGCGGTGACCGATACAGAAGTCACGGTCGGCATCCTGCACTCGGCAACGGGTACGATGGCGATCTCTGAAACGGGATCGATCCAGGCCGAAAAGCTCGCCATTGAGCAGATCAATGCAATGGGCGGCGTGCTCGGTCGCAAGATCAAGATCATTCAGGAAGACGGCGCTTCGGACTGGCCGACTTTCGCGGAAAAGGCGAAGAAGCTCCTGGTCAACGACAAGGTCGCCTCGATCATGGGCTGCTGGACCTCGGCCTCCCGCAAGGCGGTGCTGCCGGTCGTCGAGCAGTATAATGGCATGCTCTACTATCCGACCTTCTATGAAGGCCTCGAGCAGTCCAAGAACGTGATCTACACCGGCCAGGAAGCGACCCAGCAGATCCTCGCTGGCATCGACTGGATCACGAAGGAGAAGAACGCGAAATCGTTCTACTTCATCGGCTCCGACTACATCTGGCCGCGCACGTCGAACAAGATCGCGCGCAAGCACATCGAGAACTTCCTGAAGCTGAAGGTCGTTGGCGAGGAATACTTCCCGCTCGGTCACACCCAGTTCAACTCGGTCATCAACAAGATCAAGCTGACCAAGCCCGATGTGATCTTCACAGACGTCGTCGGCGGCTCCAACGTGGCCTTCTACAAGCAGCTCAAGGCGGCCGGCATCGACCTGTCGAAGCAGACGCTGCTGACGATCTCCGTCACCGAAGACGAGATCGACGGTATCGGTGGCGAGAACATCGCCGGCGCTTATGCCTGCATGAAGTACTTCCAGTCGCTGAAGAACGAGAACAACGAGAAGTTCGTTGCTGCATTCAAGAAGATGTGGGGCGAAAAGACGGTGATCGGCGACGTGACGCAGGCCGCTTATCTCGGCCCTTGGCTGTGGAAGGCGACTGTCGAGAAGGCGCAGAGCTTCGACGTCGACAAGATTGCCGCGGCGTCGCCGGGCATCGAGTTCAAGGGAGCGCCCGAAGGTTACGTGCGCATCCACGAGAACCATCATCTGTGGTCGAAGACGCGCGTCGGAAAGGCCAAGCTCGATGGCCAGTTCGAGGTGGTGTTCGAGACCGCCGACCTGATCCAGCCGGATCCGTTCCCCAAGGGCTATCAGTAAGACGGCAACCGTCTTTCTCTCTTCAACAACACAGCTCCCTGACGTGGACCGTAAGGCCCACGTCCGCAGCCCTCGCGCCGCGGAGTGATCCGCGGCGCGAGACTTCCCCGGCGGAGAAAACGGACATGTTCGGCGACTATTCGATTGGCGATCTCAGCTCGATCTTTGTGATGCAAGGCTTCGCAGGCCTTATTCTTTTCTCCGTCTACGTTCTGATGGCTCTCGGACTCGCGATCATCTTCGGCCAGATGGGCGTCATCAACATGGCGCATGGCGAATTCATGATCCTTGGCGCCTACGTCACCTGGCTGACGTCGAATTTCTTCCAGTCCTATCTTCCGTCCTTGTTCGCAGGCTATTTCTTTCTCGCGATGGTGCTCGCCTTCATAGCCGCCGGCGCGCTCGGAATGCTGGTCGAATGGGCGCTGATACGGCACCTTTACAAGCGCCCGCTGGACACACTGCTCGCGACATGGGGTCTGAGCCTGATCCTTCAGCAGGCCTATCGCTCGATCTTCGGCGCGCGTGAGGTTGGCGTCGAACTGCCGCAGTGGATGCTGGGATCGATGCATATTACCGACACGATCGAAGTTCCGATCAACGGCATCT is a genomic window of Bradyrhizobium sp. G127 containing:
- a CDS encoding ATP-binding protein; translation: MVGRQRIDRVRRQYNQWVANQTLEDYALRFTAKSARRWSASRVANTALGAISFLALEAIGGTITLNYGVTNATAAILVVSVIIFCCGLPIAYYAARYGVDIDLLTRGAGFGYIGSTITSLIYASFTFIFFAIEAVILAMALELCFGVPRPIGYLISAIVIIPLVTHGITLISRFQLWTQPFWILLHILPFVAIAIKSPGSFAEWRAFTGDHGSPDGHLDLLLFGTAASVVFALVAQIGEQVDFLRFLPRDRRTSKRAWWIAMVSAGPGWIIPGAIKMLAGSFLAFFAIKHGVVPEYAAEPSHMYLEAFRYVLSQPDLALALTGTFVILSQLKINVTNAYAGSIAWSNFFSRLTHSHPGRVVWLVFNVLVALLLMEIGVYKALEQTLALYSNVAIAWVGALVADLIINKPLGLRPPHMEFKRAHLYDINPVGVGAMTVATIVSISAFYGFFGITAKALAPFVALTVAFVTAPAIAWATGGKYYIARKPKRSWQNLETIKCCICEHAFEPEDMASCPAYAGPICSLCCSLDARCHDLCKPHARVQAQFSDILGKTLPEFIYTRINSQLGHYLGVFALSAGLVGLTLGLIYLQTSTAIRFDQVQLSDVLWKVFFALTIIIGVVAWLFVLARQSRQAAEAETRRQTTLLMQEIDAHRQTDMELQRAKEVAESANLAKSRYVVGLSHELRSPLNAISGYAQLLEQDATILPKPRDQIRVVRRSADHLSGLIDGLLDISKIEAGRLHLSRDEVRLHAFLDQLVGMFRLQAAAKNIEFVFQRPETLPPVVYADEKRLRQILINLLSNAIKFTQTGSVHFIVHYRSPVAEFEVRDTGPGIHADDLERIFAPFERGALGISQPQTGTGLGLTISKLLAGVMGGDIRVTSTVGQGSTFYVKMLLSEVTNPTRLRSINAPIYGYHGPRKTILITDDDPTQRDLLREILAPLGFIILSAPDGAACLSLAQHCQPDMFLLDISMPGIDGWTVAETLRANGHHHARILMISASALEAHGAPLAQTFHDGYLMKPIDVPRLLELVGQLLKIEWSYERDAIQHAEIPVPTWNLNTDPRPPVHYVDELIDLGQIGYVTAIHVKLDQIDKDHPEHAAFVSQMRSLVERFDLGQYMATLKSVQRHDH
- the urtA gene encoding urea ABC transporter substrate-binding protein, which produces MSEDKDRGLHSPFRRKMLMGMAALPAVSLLSRPSFGAGPATSAVNTTGLAVTDTEVTVGILHSATGTMAISETGSIQAEKLAIEQINAMGGVLGRKIKIIQEDGASDWPTFAEKAKKLLVNDKVASIMGCWTSASRKAVLPVVEQYNGMLYYPTFYEGLEQSKNVIYTGQEATQQILAGIDWITKEKNAKSFYFIGSDYIWPRTSNKIARKHIENFLKLKVVGEEYFPLGHTQFNSVINKIKLTKPDVIFTDVVGGSNVAFYKQLKAAGIDLSKQTLLTISVTEDEIDGIGGENIAGAYACMKYFQSLKNENNEKFVAAFKKMWGEKTVIGDVTQAAYLGPWLWKATVEKAQSFDVDKIAAASPGIEFKGAPEGYVRIHENHHLWSKTRVGKAKLDGQFEVVFETADLIQPDPFPKGYQ
- the urtB gene encoding urea ABC transporter permease subunit UrtB translates to MFGDYSIGDLSSIFVMQGFAGLILFSVYVLMALGLAIIFGQMGVINMAHGEFMILGAYVTWLTSNFFQSYLPSLFAGYFFLAMVLAFIAAGALGMLVEWALIRHLYKRPLDTLLATWGLSLILQQAYRSIFGAREVGVELPQWMLGSMHITDTIEVPINGIFVMCLTVLITIAVAYVMYKSRWGRQVRAVMQNRIMAGAVGINTEKVDRYTFGLGCGIAGVAGSAFTMIGSTGPTSGQLYIVDTFLVVVFGGAASLLGTIASAFSISQAQSTMEFFMSGSMAKVLTLLAVVGILMLRPQGLFALKVRK